Part of the Zingiber officinale cultivar Zhangliang chromosome 6A, Zo_v1.1, whole genome shotgun sequence genome, CCTAAAGCTGGGGCTTTTAATAATTCTGTTGCCCTTACTGCTTTAAGTCTTCTGATTGTTTCACCCAATCTTCACTCATCCACCTATAAGGTTTTTGACACTTTCAACCAGCTTCTCAACCCTTTTGATACTATTTTTAAGTTCCTTAACTTGCTTAGCAACTTCTTCAACTAGTCTTGGTTGCTTGATTATCTGAATTACCAGACTTTTGACTTTTGACTTGGTGAATGACCTATGGTCTACTAATTATTGTTCAAGGTTACAAATAGAGGTTCGCAGCTGCGCTACCTCCTTTTTCAAAGATTGGTTCTCTTCCTTAAGCGAATAGAAGTGTTTCAAGGAAACTTTTGACAGTAaagagtgttagttagagccctagagccaatcatttgatgattgtatggactcatgtatatcatattcttgtatattaataaaggtatttatttggttattatacttatttgtattagtgccaaatagactaagtataatagcgtccttgagtagaaggttcatacctatatcaatctattagttgaatcgatagtgagatgatatagggaacactactctaaatcattcctagtcgagtatcaacattctgggacaatgttaatacaataagactagcatgtaggtcagctcgatgacttgatctcacaagtcatggatatagagatatcaagctgacacatgggtatgcattagagaatgcatactgaatgacccgccatgagaaagtatcatggatcgttatatgagtgtcatatactttctcatgtggctattagtatgactattagtcctttgacttgaagtcaccatggatccctacataaggagttatgtactttggtttcgtcaaacgtcacccgtaactgggtggactataaaggcgattactgggtatataacgaattatgtagagggatgtgagtgatgtagatgagatctatccctcccatatgacgggagcgacatcggtattcttgatagagtgagaccactaaatgcatggctatgcccaaatgagtcaacattagatgttgaactcatttgatcgagtgagtctacttggagttcaagatttagattgattagaggatgacacggtctatgcctcatattgatcaatctagatgtctaggatagaaggacaatgacatatattgtgaggagtcacaattagtagtcacaaggtgatgtcggatctcgacattcttgtaacttgggtagtaatgatgtgttgctagataccgctcattacttatgctcctaaatgggtttagggcattgccaacgttacaagaacctatagggtcacacactaaggacaattagatggagatttggttcatatgatgaaataagaggattagattcatttgattaatcatattggattaagagtaatccaaattgaattaatgtgggggttacacctccttgaaggtggccggccacttgaatgtggagaacaattttcatttttgaaaattgattccatcattcattccttcttcttcctcctagagttcttcttgcactctccctctcctccttccttggccgaaccacataggtgctagcacaccttggtttttggtcacctccatctagtgtgtccgtgtggatacttctagaggaccgtgcgcttgacggtcttgagatccggcaacatttggacgagcaagattcgcgtggggcgcgcatcaagggtaatgatcttaactttagtgtagatctaaagtttttacaaactcgtacaagaaaaggtttttcgaaaagtttttgtttacgaatctttgcacaagatccatggcttcgggtgactcggggtttccgcgacgtgaaaaagcggttttcgcggcccgacgaacccaacaaagAGATCCTATAGTAAATTACTCCAAGATTATGTGCTAGTTCAGAAGTTTTGGGTTTTGGTATTTTAGCAAGGTCTAAATATTCAAGGTTTACGGTTCAGGATTTGTTATACCACTCATTTATATTTTGCTCAAATTTTTCGGACATGGTATATTAGCTATACATACTTACAACTTAGGAATTCATAAAACTTTCATGCTCACTTGACGGGTAACGGCTCCTTATCTGGAGGCTTATGTATACTGCAGTCTTTTGCAATCAGTTAACAAATTCGGTCACCTTATTATATGCTTTCTTTAGATATATCTTTATCTTTATCAAGGAGTATCCTCTAATAAGGCCTTCAGGCTTACCGTCTTACGCACTTACTAGCCTTGCGGAACCCGGACCAAGGATGCTTATCGAGTCTCCACCTTTCAGCCTAACGATTAACTCCTTGAACATAAGGAAGATAATGAGCACATAAATAAATGATATACAGCCCTTACCTTCACCTTGAACTTATAATTTTAGCCGGCCATGAGCTTAAGTCACTTTTAactcaagctctgataccaaaaagaggatcgatttttgagaaaatttgaaattaaacccGAGACGAAGCTTAGAATTTATTTCTCCTTCAGAAATTCATAGCTCATGACCTTTAGAGGAAATAAACACATTGGTGTTGCTCAAGTGTGTTTAAACCTCAACACTCTGAGTCTTTAAATAGCTTCGGCAAAGTTGTGATGATAAGAAGCGGGTGCCTTCCTTTGGCCTCATCGTCCTTCTTATTCAGCACCTTTTTCGGCCATTGCAGACTTTACATCACACTTACTCACTTTACATCACACACTGACTCAACGTTTCTTCTTTATGTCATATTGCTGAGTTATAAAGTATTTTTACAGCTAATGAAAGGACGGCTCCCCGAGGCTCAATCCTTTCTTTTACACCTTTTGGATTTTTGGGCTCGCCATTTGCTTCTAAGTTATGGTGGAGTCTCCTGTATAACACAATAGACGTCACGTAAAGCATTGGATGCCCTCCAGAGATCTTTTCATGTTTCTTGAATTATTGGGAGTTTCTCGGTCCAATAATTGTCTCTTTCTCCTCCTATATGCCTCCGATGATTGAAATCATACTCCTTCATTTGCTGAAAAAGTTCTAATTCATTAATAGCTAATGATGCATTTCGAATAGCTTGATCCTCAATCTCTTTCATCCTTCGCCACTTTTGATGTTCTTCATGAAGAAGTATGTTTTTTGCAGTATCATGTATCAAATCCTCATATTCAGTTAATAAGGGAAATTGAACAGATCCTCCAATCCCTTCTTCCGTAAGTACTGCTAACGTCTCCGTgttttttactagcctggatagATTATCAGCGAAAACATTTAATTTTTCATCGATGTGTTCAAAGTTTACCTTCACCCCAGTACCGGTGATGAAGTCCGTAAAAGCAATCTACCGAACTCTGGAAGGCTTGTTTCTGACAGATTTATTATGAAAACTAATGATAGCTTGACAATCTATCCTCAAtgtaacctcttctttatacagGAAATGGATTTTTAGGGCGCTCATAGTTTCCATTGCGGCAAAAATTTATGCGTAAATTATAGATTTGACTATAGGAAATTTACCACGAGGACTCTTTCAAGTAGTCCTTCACCTTCTATGAGTGAGAGCAGAAGACAAAAACCTCCTGTACCCCGATGGAAGCAAGCCCAACAAGAGTGTATTCGATCATAGGAATGTTCACCAGAGGCAATAGCACCTTGGGCCGCTTGAGGGATTTGGGACAGAATTTGATGTTGAATTTGTCTGCAAGGAGGATGGCCTGGAGGGGAACGCGAGGCAAAATCTCTGAGTCATCGGAGGCGACTGAGGTGGCGCCGCACTACCCTTTCTTCTGCGCCATCGCACCGCCGCTAGTGAGGATGGACGAAATCACCAAGAAccaacctcatcaatttgttctaTTTCATCGTCGTCGTAAATTTGATCACCGAATGTTTTGATTTTGTCCTCCAACTTGACTTCCCCACGTCATCATCGAGGGTGGATTGAGCCCTAGAGAAGATCTAATATGCTGCTTCTTTCGATCTTCATCATTGGAGTCATTGTCTTTCTCATGTGATTATGTTCGGTCCAACGCTCCCGCCAGTCTGAGATTCATCATCGTCTTTCTcgtgtggcaaaaggcgaaatcactcgcccccagcgcccccgccgcacccgaccccaggccatcacgagggaggtaaatcacgacagCCGAGCGGGCAAGTGGTGGTAGGGTGAGGTGCACAGGATCCAGAGATTTACGCTCCGACAACCCTACAGTTTGACCCCGCAACATGTGACAAGCATGCCACCActtaccaactcggatgacccgTGGAGTCTTCATCATCATCTTTCTCGCTACTACTTTCGGTGTCCTCCTCATAAATCTCATTCACATCCAAGATTGCTCGGTGATAGCGTTGGACTGGATTTCTTATAATTTGGTTTTCAAACATCACCAGCATCCTTTCAATAaacttgatccggcggtaagaacaggggaccaccgttctggggagtcaacgccacgcggAAGTCAAATGGCCGGGTGGCCGACCGGATATGGGTTGGTTGAACGCCCGGCCGGCTGACCGGGCTCTAACTGAAGGCGCCCCAGCAGGAAGCTGGGCCCCGACGCTCATGATACAGGTTCTTAGGGCCAAGCGGaaggcacgctcggccgaagacatgaggtagcatactgctaacagtctctacaaagcacattaccgagaatctcccaagtagaccactataggtgtccggccggacgtaaggcagaggctggccggccggacgttcGGCCGAGAACCAagggaaaaagacaagggacgtctttctctgacagcgggcatgtgctacgtttaggccatactccaaatcttgcGACAGAGGGTTTAgatgtcccatcgaagacgtgcttggactgtagcagtatggggtcaggtaagctcactgacagacccttactggggtatgggctaaggacacgtgtacacctcggtatgtgtgcacttgCTTCCccccagccctatataaaggccctcatccttcgccggagggacGCGTTCTACGATCCTtagagccactttcttgttgagctttgcctgacttgagcgtcggagggtcgttgccgggaacaccttcccggcccgacttctgtgcaggttcaccggaggtccggaCGGATAGTCAGCAGATCTACGTCAGCCACTTGGAGAACGCCACGTgtccagcgtccattgattcagctttcggataggatcaaaacTGTTCCACAATTCATTCTAAGTTCCATCCATTCATCAATAACTCTGAACCACCTGCTGCATGCACCATTGCAGCATATCACAATTAAAAGCGTAGTTGGCACGTTATCTTCTCAGGATTTCGTAAGATTAACTCGGCTCTGATACAAACTGACACAGTGAATATTGTCGACTCAGTTGATTCACGCAAGTATTATCGAAATCGATATTTCTAATCCATGTTAATCTGAAGAAAGAATACCAACTGATGGAAAACTTGTCGTTCCACGAAAGAGACAGCGGCTAAAAACAACTAAATAGGATGAATATATAAACTCCAATCCTAAATATGTAAAAGACTAAAATACTCTCAGAAAATCTtactttataaaaattaataaaaataaataaaattgtttttcTGTTTCCGCATCACTAAATAAAAGTCATTTCGTTCATATCTAGATGCTCTGAATAGATGCGTAATAAATCACCGTCTTCTCTGCTTAGATGCGTAACAAGTTGATTATACATAGTTTATATGTGAACCAACATATAAAGAGAGATGAGAAATCCACATAAACTAATCAACTTGTTACGCATCTAAGCAGAGAAGACAATGAGAAGTCCACATAGACTAATCAACTTGTTATGCATCTAAGCAGAGAAGACGGTGAGAATTCGACAAATTGATCAACTTGTTACGCATCTAAGCAGAGAATACAGTGAGAAGTCCACATAAACTAATCAACTTGTTACGCATTAATCAACTTGTTATACGCATCTAAGCAGAGAAGACAATGATTTATTACGTATCTATGCAGAGCATCTAGATACGCGTTCCCATCGTATCTTttgattttttgtttttaatttgtttttttaagCTCCCAATTATACCCATTAGACTTTGTCTTGCCTTTAAGATTACAAATGATTTAATGGGACTCGGACATGTGAGGATCATCTAGGAGCGTGCATCAAATGGATGTGCAggataaaatttatatatattcacAAGCTCGAGAAGATAACGTACATGAAGAAGGTAACAATGGCGCGGCTCTACCACCCCTTTCTCTGCCTCCTTGTggttctaggagccagcatctcctTCTTCCCAATCGCGAAGGCTACGACACTCGCAGGTTGTTCCAAGGCGGAGAGCGACGCCCTTCTCACCTTCAAAGACGGTGTCATCGATCCCGCCAACCGCTTGTCTTCATGGCAAGGCCAAGTAGACTGTTGCAGATGGAGCGGCGTGGTGTGCCAAAACATATCGAGTCATGTGCATGTTGTGGAGCTCAACCTCGAAAACGATGACTACTTCAACTACCAAACGGCTTTATTGGGTCAGCTCCTCAATCCATCCTTGCTCTCCTTGACATATTTGAGTCGACTCAACCTCACTTACAATGACTTCGGAGGCACCCAAATCCCGCAGTTTGTTGGCTCCTTCGGTAGCTTGAGGTATCTTGATCTTTCTTGGACAAATTTTGGCGGGACAATTCCTGCACAGCTTGGAAACTTGTCGACCCTCCTCTATCTTGATCTGAGATCATACTGGTCCTACGCTGCAACGAATGAGTTGAATACCAGAGTTGATAGCATGGAGTGGCTAAAACAACTCGCTTCTCTGAGGTATCTCGACATGAACTCTGTGAATCTGAGTGCAGCCTCCCATGAATGGCTACAAGCAGTGAATATGTTGCACTCACTGGAGGCATTACGCTTACGAAACTGTGATCTTTCCGTGGTCCCTTCTTCTCTTTCCTTTGTCAACCTCACGGCTCTAGAGATTCTTGACCTCGCGTCCAATTTCTTCAAGTCCACCTTACCAACTTGGCTGTGGGAATTCAACAGCCTCTCGTATTTAGATCTAGAAAGTAATGAATTCTATGGCCGGGTACCTGCTGCAATTGGGAACATGACGTCCCTTGATACTTTGATTCTTGGAGGCAATAATTTAGATGGAGGAACTATTTCACCATCAATAACAAACCTCGTCCATCTAAACACCTTTGATTTCAGCTATAACAACATGAGTGGTGGTGTTCCTGATTGGCTAATGCACATGACAAATCTCACTCACCTTGACCTCAGTTTTTGCTCCTTGAATGGTCCGTTTCCCGTTGAGATTGGAAGCCTTTCCAATTTGGCCTATCTTGATCTATCTTCTAATTCATTACAAGGTTCTGTCTCCGAACTCCATCTTGCCAATTTAACAGCACTGGAAACATTGTATTTGTCCAACAACTCCTTGTCGATTTCGATCAATGAGGAGTGGAATGCTATGCAACTCAAACACATCGGACTCAGTTCTTGTAACCTGGGAGCTCATTTTCCCCGATGGCTCCAGCGGCAGAGATTGATTGTGTCGTTGGATTTGTCGAATGCGAGCATAGAAGAAGCTTTACCAGATTGGTTTTGGAGCTCTTGGCCAGCCCTTGGTGCATTAGATATCTCACATAATAAGATAAGTGGCAGTTTGCCAGAATCCTTGGAAGGCATGGAGGAGCTACAAATCATTATGGCAAGTTCTAACATGCTTCAAGGGGGTGTTCCAAATTTGCCGAGTTGGATGCGAATACTTAATCTTTCTAATAATGAATTGTCAGGGTCACTACCAACTACATCAGCCGCAgaaaatctttcatttttgttATTAGCAAATAATCAAATCAATGGAAGCATGCCATCCTACTTCTGCAATATGACACATTTGTATTACCTTGATCTTTCAAACAACCAAATACAAGGGGAAATCCCTCCATGTTTGAATTCATCAATGCTCTTCTTCGTGAGGCTGTCCAATAATAATCTCTCAGGATGGATTCCTAGCTTTGCTGTATGCcaagatttgatatatttgaaCTTGAATAATAACAGCCTGTCTGGAGAATTGCCTCCATCATTGCAGAATTGCAGTTCGCTGACTGTTCTGGATCTTGGTGAGAACAAGTTATCTGGAAACATACCGATATGGATCGGAGTTAGTTTGCAAGTTCTAGCGATCCTCAGGCTTCACTCGAATACGCTCTCCGGTAGCATTCCTCCACAGCTTGCACAGTTGAGTAACCTGCACATCGTTGATCTCTCCAATAACCAACTATCAGGGTTGATACCGAGCTCATTTGGAAATTTTAGCGCGATGGTTTCCATTTCGAAATATATTTCTGTCCCAAACTCGATTGTAATACGAAGCTTCCCAAAGTTCATTCTTCAGCCAACAGTAAGCATTACACTTTCTGCAAAGGGACAGGAACTCGGATATTCGACGAGCACCCTAGATCTTGTAAAGAGTATAGATCTTTCCAGTAATGATCTAACTGGCAAAATCCCCCAAGAACTCGGAGCACTCGTGGCACTTCAAACGTTGAATCTGTCAAGAAATAAACTGCAAGACAGAATTCCAGATATGTTTGCTGGGATACGGTACTTGGAGACACTTGATCTGTCATTCAACAATTTGTCAGGTGTCATTCCTGAAAGCTTGTCAAGATTGAGTATGCTCAACCACTTGAATCTGTCTTACAACAACTTATCAGGAAGGATACCATCAAGCAATCAGCTCCAAACGCTTGATGACCCCTATATTTATGCTGGCAATGCCTATCTCTGTGGACCTCCAGTTTCGAACAATTGCTCGGCTACCGCTGTTGTGGACAGAGAAGCCATGGATTATGGGTCTGAATTGGCTTTCGTGTATGTTGGCTGTCTAGTAGGATTTCTTGTGGGACTTTCGGGTGTGCTTATCCCTCTATGCAGGAAAAGTTGGAGGTATTACTACTTTGAAATAATTGACAAATTTTATCACAGTGTCAGGGTAAACCAATGGCGATTTCCATCTTGCAACCAACACGGTGGCAAAAAGGTGATTTGCTCACCCCCTACGCTTCTGCCTGCCTGTCCCCAGGCCAATACTGAAGAGATATCTTGCAACCAACATCGTTGAAGTAGGGGATGCATTGTTTGTGCTTAAAACAGAATCTTGCAGCATTAAATAAATATTGTAAGTGATTAGAACAATGTAATATAATGTGGAAACCGAACCTTGTAGATTGGACATTGATGTGTGTTTACTTGTATTTAACTTgctcagtattttttttttacgtGTATGAATCTTTTTGGCTATCATCTAATATCCTTTGTCTAAACTGTATGCATGATAAttgagtttttctttttcttgccaGAGGCAAAATACTGATTGCGAGagttgaaaaaaaatcaaaaagatgTATGACAACTGCATCATCTCTAGCAGCTATATTAGCTATAGCTTGCTTTCCAGTTGCCTCCGGACTTTGGTGT contains:
- the LOC121995051 gene encoding receptor-like protein EIX1; this encodes MARLYHPFLCLLVVLGASISFFPIAKATTLAGCSKAESDALLTFKDGVIDPANRLSSWQGQVDCCRWSGVVCQNISSHVHVVELNLENDDYFNYQTALLGQLLNPSLLSLTYLSRLNLTYNDFGGTQIPQFVGSFGSLRYLDLSWTNFGGTIPAQLGNLSTLLYLDLRSYWSYAATNELNTRVDSMEWLKQLASLRYLDMNSVNLSAASHEWLQAVNMLHSLEALRLRNCDLSVVPSSLSFVNLTALEILDLASNFFKSTLPTWLWEFNSLSYLDLESNEFYGRVPAAIGNMTSLDTLILGGNNLDGGTISPSITNLVHLNTFDFSYNNMSGGVPDWLMHMTNLTHLDLSFCSLNGPFPVEIGSLSNLAYLDLSSNSLQGSVSELHLANLTALETLYLSNNSLSISINEEWNAMQLKHIGLSSCNLGAHFPRWLQRQRLIVSLDLSNASIEEALPDWFWSSWPALGALDISHNKISGSLPESLEGMEELQIIMASSNMLQGGVPNLPSWMRILNLSNNELSGSLPTTSAAENLSFLLLANNQINGSMPSYFCNMTHLYYLDLSNNQIQGEIPPCLNSSMLFFVRLSNNNLSGWIPSFAVCQDLIYLNLNNNSLSGELPPSLQNCSSLTVLDLGENKLSGNIPIWIGVSLQVLAILRLHSNTLSGSIPPQLAQLSNLHIVDLSNNQLSGLIPSSFGNFSAMVSISKYISVPNSIVIRSFPKFILQPTVSITLSAKGQELGYSTSTLDLVKSIDLSSNDLTGKIPQELGALVALQTLNLSRNKLQDRIPDMFAGIRYLETLDLSFNNLSGVIPESLSRLSMLNHLNLSYNNLSGRIPSSNQLQTLDDPYIYAGNAYLCGPPVSNNCSATAVVDREAMDYGSELAFVVRVNQWRFPSCNQHGGKKIEDTGQINVTMTAGEYELFREAKRREASEKQTTTSQLYKMPTVSKDPTHILDRGSKRKQHEELPPVFYREPVSDYYHKGPDYYNKKEEPHASMAESSPPRDSKKGKARSLE